One genomic segment of Acidobacteriota bacterium includes these proteins:
- a CDS encoding response regulator, whose translation MKKILIVDDSQAEIKLMQSVLQAAGYWPVAINDPMKIEQTIDAERPSLILLDVVMPNRNGFQACRELKSSVAYQRIPVVLVSSKNTDSDKFWAKQQGADDYVVKPWSKEVLLGVLQRLL comes from the coding sequence ATGAAGAAGATCCTGATCGTCGACGATTCGCAGGCCGAGATCAAGCTGATGCAGTCGGTACTGCAGGCAGCCGGGTACTGGCCGGTCGCGATCAACGATCCGATGAAGATCGAACAGACCATCGACGCCGAGCGTCCCAGTCTGATCCTGCTCGACGTGGTGATGCCGAACCGCAATGGCTTCCAGGCGTGTCGCGAGCTAAAGTCGAGTGTCGCGTACCAACGCATCCCCGTCGTGCTGGTCAGCTCGAAGAACACCGACAGTGACAAGTTCTGGGCGAAACAGCAGGGCGCGGACGATTACGTGGTGAAACCGTGGAGCAAGGAAGTGCTCCTCGGCGTTTTACAGAGACTTCTCTAG